The DNA sequence GTTCTCGTCGATGGCGATCCCGCTGCGTTACCAGCACCGGGTGCTGTTCTGGGGCATCTTCGGCGCGCTGACCCTGCGGCTGGTCTTCATCCTCGTGGGCGCGGCGCTCATCCAACGCTTCGTGTGGATCCTTGTGGTGTTCGGGGTGTTCCTGATCTTCACGGGTCTGCGGATCATCCGGCACCGCGACGACGAGGGCGAGAAGGAATCGACCCTCGGTCTCGGTCTCCTGCGACGCATCATGCCAGTGACCGACGAGTTCGACGGCCACAAGTTCTTCACCGTCGTCAACGGCGCGAGGGCGGCGACGCCGCTCTTTGCCGCGCTCGTCGTGGTCGAGTTGACCGATGTGATCTTCGCCCTCGACTCGGTGCCGGCGGTGCTCGCAGTGTCCAACGAGCCGTTCATCGTGTTCGCCTCGAACGCCTTCGCCATTCTCGGGCTACGGGCCATGTATTTCTTGCTGGCCGATGCGCGCCAGCGCTTCCACTATCTGTCCCATGCCCTCGGTGGAATCCTGATCTTCGTCGGAGCGAAGATGGCGGCAAGCCAGTGGTATCACCTCGAGACCTACATCTCGCTGGGCGTGATTCTCACCATGATGGCGGCCGCCATCGTGTTCAGCGAGGCCAAGACCCGACGAGAATCGGTGGTGGTCTGACTCGTGCTGACGCCCTCGTCCCGATCCGCCCGGCTCGACGAACTCGAGGCCGATCGCTTCGACCTGATCGTCGTGGGTGGGGGCATCACCGGTGCCGGCGTGGCCCGGGATGCGTCGGGGCGCGGTCTGCGGGTCGCGCTGATCGAGGGCGACGACTTCGCGGCCGGCACCTCGTCCCGGTCGTCGAAGCTGATTCACGGTGGCCTGCGGTATCTGGCCAGTGGCGAGGTCGATCTCGTGCGCAAGACCGCCCGTGAGCGCACCGCCGTGCACGCGATGGCGCCCCACCTGGCCGAGCCGTGCTGGATGGTCGTGCCCGCTCGGAACCGGGCCGCGGTGACGACCTTCCGTGCCGGCATCGGCACCTACGAGAAGCTCGGTGGCATCGACGGCGCCGACCGTCACCAGGTGTGGAAGGGCGACGATGTGGCCGCCCACGAACCGCTGCTGCGTACCGACCCGTACAACTACGCCGTCGCCTATCGCGAGTACCTGACCGACGACGCCCGACTCGTGCTCGCCACGCTGCGGGCGGCGGACGCGACGGGCGCGGTCACCGCCAGTCGCCTGCCCGCGGTGGGTGTCGTACACGAGGGCCAACGGATCGACGGGGTGGTGGCCCGGTGTACGACGACCGGGCGTGAGGTCACCGTGCGCGGCGACGTGGTGGTGAACGCGGCCGGCCCCTGGGTCGAACGGATCGCGAGGATGGAACAGGACCCGCCCGCGACCAGGCTGCATCTGTCCAAGGGTGTCCACATCGTCGTGCCCCGATCTCGCTTTCCGGTCAACCATCTGGTGATCTGCAACACCGCGGACAAGCGGTCGATCTTCGTGATCCCGCGCGGTGACACCGTCTACATCGGCACCACCGACACGAGCTATCACGGCGACCGGCCGCTGTGGCCCGAGATCGAGCGGTCCGACGTCGACTACCTCCTCGCGCCGATGACCCGCTACTTCGACATGGAGCCGCTGACGTCGTCGGACGTCGTGGCCGCGTGGGCGGGGGTCCGGCCGCTCATCGCCCAGGAGGGCAAGGAGGCCAAGGAGATGTCGCGCAAGGACGAGGTGACGGTCGGCCCGGGCGGCATGATCTCGATCGCCGGCGGAAAGCTCACCGGGTTCCGACGTCTCGCCGAGGACGTGATGGACGTGGTGGCCGACCGGATGGGACGGCGCCTCGGCCCCGGACCAGGACTGGCCCCACTGCCCGGTGGCCTCCCGGTCGACGCCGATCCGGACCGGCTCGCCACCCGACTGCGCCGGCTCTACGGGTCCGAGGCGGCCGATGTGCTCGCCCTCGGCCCGGTGCCGCTCGTCGACGGCGAACCGGTCGTGGCCGGCGAGGTCGACTGGGCCGTCGACGTCGAGGCGGCCACCACCCTCGTCGACGTCGTCTATCGACGCACCCGTCTCGCCTGGTACCTCCCGGCCCGCCGAGCGGAGTTGGCGGCGGCCGTCGCCGAGCGCATGGCCGACCGCCTCGGCTGGTCGGCCGAGGAGCGCGCCGCCCAGGAGGCCACGGTGCACGCACGTTTCGCCGACGAACTCGCCTTCGACTCCTCGCCACCGGCCGACCAGGGAGCCCACTCATGACGCTGCTCGATGATCTGCGCGACAACCTCGACCCCGCGTCGCTGCTCCTCGGCGAGACCGAGCGATCCGAGCGGGCCCGCGACACGTGGATGCGGTCGCAGATCCCGATTTCGGCCGGTCGGGCGGTCGTCGCTCCCGTGGCCGTCTGCGCGCCGGTATCGGCCGACCAGCTCGCCGAGGTCGTGCGCATCTGTCGGCGTCACGGTGCACCGATGATCCCGCGTGGCGGAGGGTCCGGGGTCGTAGGCGGGGTGCTGTCCTCGGCCGGCTCGGTCGTGCTCTCGACCGAGCGCATGACCGGGCTGCGAGCGCTGTCGTCCGACGATCTCACCGCCACCTTCGGCGCGGGCACCAACGGTCTGGCGGCCGAGGAACGGATGCAGGCGGAGGGACTCACGATCGGTCACTGGCCCCAGTCGATCGAGATCTCGACGGTGGGTGGCTGGGTGGCCACCCGGGCATCGGGCCAGTACTCGACGGCCTACGGCAACATCGAGGACGTCGTGCTCTCGCTCGAGGCCGTGCTCGCCGACGGCACCATCTATCGGGGCCGAGACACACCACGAGCGGCCGCGGGGCCGGACCTGCGGCAGCTGCTGCTGGGATCGGAAGGCACGCTCGGGATCGTGACCGAGGTGACGTTCTCACTACGTGAACGGCCCGAACCGGGCATGCGGCAGGCCTTCCACTTCGCCGACTTCGACGACGGTCTGGACGCGATCCGTCGGGTCATGCGAGCGGGTTGGCGTCCGCCGGTGGTGCGGCTCTACGACGGTCGCGAGTCGTGGCGTCACTTCCGCGACCAGATGCCCAAGGGCCACGCCATGTTGATCTTCCTCCACGAGGGACCGCCCGGACTGGCCCCGCTCGAAGCCGCCGCGGTGGCCGGCATCTGCACTGCAGGGGGCGGCTCCGTCGCACCGTCCGAGGCCGTCGACGGCTGGTTCGAACATCGCAACGCCGTGCCCAGCTGGGACGAGCTCCTCCGGACCGGCGTGGTGGCCGACACGATCGAGGTGGCCACCGACTGGTCGCGGTTACCGGCGCTCTACACCGCGGTGAGGGCCGCGCTCGAGGCGGTGCCCGGGGTGGTCGCGGCCTCGGCCCATTCGTCACACGCCTACCGGTCCGGCGCCAACCTCTACTTCACACTGGCCGCCACCCCGAGCGATCCGTCCGAGTTCACGGCCACCTACGACGCCTGTTGGGCGGCGGCGATGACGGCCGCCGATGGCCTCGGTGCCGGACTGGCCCATCACCACGGCGTCGGTCGGGTGCGCCGTGACTGGATGACGGCCGAGGTGGGTGAGTCCGGCGTCTCGATGCTGCGGGCGGTGAAGTCGTCGCTCGACCCCGACGGCCTGATGAATCCCGGCGTGCTGATCCCGTGACCGGCGGGCGCGGGCTGGTGGCGGGCCTCGACGTCGGCACCACCACGATCCGGCTCGGCCTGTTCGATCCGGCCTCCGGCGAACGTGTCGCCTTCGTCCACGAGCAGGTCGCGCTCGAGGTGCCCTTCGTCGGCGCGGTGGAACAGGACGCCGCCGCCTTCGTGGCGGCGACCGAGCGATTGTGGGGCGCGGCACTCGGCCAGGCCGGCGTGGCGGCGGGCGACGTCGACACGCTCGGCATCGCCAACCAGCGAGCCACCATCGTGTGCTGGTCGGCGGCCACCGGCCAACCGATCCGACCGGCCGTGGGGTGGCAGGACAGCCGCACCGCAGCGACCGTGGCCGAACTCGTGGCCGAGGGGATCCCGATCAACACCTCGGCGTCGTGCACGAAGATGGCCTGGCTCCTCGAGCACGACCCGGCGGTGGTCGCAGCCGCGGCCGACGGCACGCTACGGATGGGCACGGTCGACGCGTGGATGACCTGGGCCCTGTCCGACGGCGCTGCGTTCGTGACCGAGCCGGGCAACGCGGCGGCGACGGGGCTCTACGATGTCCGCCGAGGTGACTGGTCCGAGGGTGCACTCGAATTCTTCGGCGTGCCCCGGCAGCCATTGCCCGACATCGTTGCGTCCGACGCTGCCGTGGGACCGGCCCATTGGCTCGATCCCAGCGGCCAGGTCGTACTCCACGCCCGACTCGGCGACCAGATGGCGGCCTGCGCCGCCCACGAGCTGCGTGACGGCGAAGCCAAGCTCACCCTCGGCACATCGGCGATGCTCGACGTCCACGTCGGCGACACCGCCACACCCGCGCCCGACGGCTGCTACCTGCTGCCACTGTGGCGCCGTGCGCGGGGCGGTGCGCCCTTCATCCACGAGGGGTCGATCAACACCGCCGGAAGCGTCGTCGAGTGGCTGGTACGGATCGGGCTGCTCGACCGGGTCGCCGACCTCGACGCAGTGGCGGGCGAGGGCCGGACCGGTGCGGTGACCTTCGTGCCGGCGCTGGCCGGACTCGGCACCCCGCACCACGACCCGGCCGCTCGCGGCGAATGGTCCGGTCTCGCCCTCGACACCACCCGCCCGGACATGGTCCGGGCCGTCGTCGAGGGCATCGCCCACCGCGTCGACGAACTGGCCGCTCACATGGGCGTCACGGCGCTGGCCGTCGACGGTGGGCTGAGCCGCTCGGCCGTGTTGCTCGAGAGCCTCGCCGGGCGTGGCCTGGCCGTCCGCCGGCCCGACGACGTCGAGGCGAGCCTGCGGGGCGCCGCCCTCTTCGCCGCTACGAGTTGATGACGGCCTCGAGCTCGACGACGTCGATGCTGAGCGGGGTCGTGAGGCTGACCGTGCCCCAGACCGTCCACTCGCCGGCGGTCCGATCGGTCTGCTGCCAGATCGTCCAGTGGGCGGTGGCCGACGCCGCCATGGCCTCCTCGCCACTCGACCGGTAGGCGTAGGTGCACGCGCTGGTCTGGTCGTCGGGCCCGTCGGTCGACCATCGGGTGCGGGCGTCGTCGGTGCACACGAGCCGGTCGCCGTTGCCGAGGTCCCAGGTGACGTGGCGGAACTCCGGTCGCACGGTGGCCCACACCGGGCCGGCCTGGGCCGACGCGGCGTCGTAGTCGAGTTCGCTGTCCACCGCGAACCACGACTCGACCCCGACGACATGGGTCACGGCCGGCGCGGTGACCGCCACCGGGGACTCGAACACGATGCTGTCGAGCGCGAACCGGGCGACCTCGGGTGTCGTGATGAGCGGGCCGGGCGGATCGACGACCGGGTCGAAGACGGCGACGATCGGGTAGCCCGGGTAGATGTCGGCGAAGGGGTCGGTGTACCAACAGTTGAAGACATACGTGTCGCCCACGGTGGGGTCGGCGATGCCCACGATGTCGACACCCGTCGACGTGACCACCACCGAGAACCAGGCGCAATAGATCCGCGGCCCGTCGTAGGGCGCGCCGGGTGTGTCGGTGAGCGAGAGCGTGCCCGGTGTGGCGGCGGTGACGACGAGCGTGTGGTCGTCCCAGATCGTGCCGGTGGGTTCGTCGTCGTCCGTCTGGGCGGCGGCGGGCCCACCGACGATCGTGACCAGCGACACGATCGCCGAGACGATGCCGATGGCAAGTGTGTGTCTGCGCATGGCGTGCCTCTCGGGTCGTGGCCGGGTTCAGGACGCCGCGTGGGTTGCCAAAGCTTCCAGCACACTCGCGCGACTCCAGGTCGCATGTTGGTATTGCAAGCCTGCCACGTCAAGGCCCTGGCGGGTTGCGTGGCCGCAATGGGTCCAGATCAGCACGACCACGTCTCGCGCCGGGTCGACGGCGCCGACCCAGTCGAGGCTGGGCGGCTTTCGTCGCTCGCTCTCGTGCCAGCGCAGGTCACGTAGTCCCAGATCGGCTTCCAGCGGCTCGGCCCAGGGTTGGCGGCGACCGCCCACGATGTGCACGACCTTGCCCTGCAAGGAGGGACGGAGCCGGGAGGCGATGTCGCTGTCGCGCTTCTCTCGCCATTCCTGGAAGTCGACCAGGTCGTCGAGTACGGCGCGGAGCCGCTCGACCGCGGCGTCCACCTCGTCGTCCTCGCCGGCCGGCCATCGCTCGCGCAGCGTGAACGCGATCTCGGTGGCGAAGTCGGGGTCACCGAGTCCGGCACCGTCGATCGCGGCCGCGAGCAGGATCGACCGTCCGGTGTCGACGGTGTCGTCGTGTTCGAGAAAGAGGCGAGCGGTGGCGGCCCGGAGACGCACCTGGTCGCGGCGGGGCAGCATGGCCCGGGCCCGTTCCCCGAGTTCGAGGACCTCGTCGATCTCGCCGGCGTCGACATGGTCCTCGATGGCCTCACGGAGATACGGCGCGAGAGCGGCCGTGTTGATGTCCCACGTCAGGAGTTCGGCCAGCGCCTCGTCGGGCATGCGATGGGGCTCGGGCCAGCGCTGCAACGCCCGTTCGAGCCAGGCCTCGGGATCGGCCGGTGCACACTCACGAGCGACCCGCACGGCGAGGTCGTCGCGTAGGCGGGGGAACACGGCCGGCAGGAGCCGATCGAGCACTTCCTTGCCCGCGAGCTCGTCGAGGATCACCTCGGCGATCTCGCGGACCGCACCGTCGGGCAGCTTCGGGAGTTCGGCGGCGAGCCGGGCCACGTTGGACTCGACGCCCAGATCGATCTCGCGCAGCAGCGAGGCCACCTCGGTGGGAATGCTGTAGTGCAGACCGGCGCTCAGTCGGCGGAACGCATCGCCGGCGCGGAACCGGCTCGGTTGGTCGAGCAGATCGATGACCGTCTGGTGGTCGCCGATGTCGTAGGCGGCTTCGGCGGTGATCGAACGAACGACGGGGTCGTCGGGCGCCAGGGGCAGGATGTGGTCCTGGAGCAGGTTCAACCACTGCGTCGGTTCGATCGCGTCGATGCGACGCAGCCGTTCGGCCAGGGCCTGCACCAGCGCCGGGTCGGTTCCGCCACCCGGGGCCGCCGGTGCGGTCCCTCCCTCTGCTGGGTCCGCCGCCGGTACCTTCGGCACCGGCGGCTGTGGTGCAGGGGCGGGAGCGACCTTGTGGGTCTCGATGGCGAACGACAGCCGGGTCGACAGCAACGGCTCCGGCACGAACGAGAGATCGACCGAGTAGGTGCCGGCGGCGAGAGGCCGCACCGGGACGTGGAGATAGTCGTCCTGGTCGGCTCGCTCCTTCTCGATGCCGCCGACGACGGCGCCGGGTGGGTCGGAGTCGACGAGCACCGAGTGGACGTGGTCGCCACCACCCGGCGAATGTACCTCGATCACCGCGGTGGCGACTTCGCCCAGCTCGAGGCTGCGTTCGCGCACCTCGTGGCCGTGGGGATCGAGCACGCGGACCAGGCGACCGAAGTTCGATTCGGCGTAGAACGAGTTGCCCCGGAGTCGATGCACCACCCGCCGCCAGGCCTCGCGCGACTCGTGGTCGGAACGGGGCGGCCGCATGCCCTCGGCCGGGGCTCGCCAGGCGAAGTACGGCGGTTGGGTGGGGTGCGAGCGCAGCGGCGGGGTGAGTGCGTCGTCGTCCTCCACCACGGGCCAGGGACCGACCTTGATCGTCAGATGGAGTCCGTTGCGGCCCCGGTCGGCGCCGGTGACCGAGGCATAGCGAGCCGGGTCGACCTGGCTGTAGGGCGAATCCGAGAGGATCACGATCGCACCGTCGCCCACCTGCACCTCGAGGTCGGGGGCCAGCCACCGTTCGGCGTAGGTGATGTCGAACTCGGTGCCCTCGGGTGCGGACACGAGCGCGACGTTCTGCTGGCGGTACTGGAGAATCCGTCCGGCCTTGAGCAGGTGCAACAACTGAGGGGTGCCATCCGCCATGGCGGGAGGTTAGGGGCCGTGCCCGGGCGGAGCGAGGCCGGACGCCTACGCTGCCCGGGTGGCCCGCATACGACGTCGCCGAGCCCGCTCGGTCAGAGAGGTCCTCGACGGGCTCGGCCTCGAGCCCGAGCTCATCGAAGAGGCCGAGGAGGCCGGCACCGCCGAGCTGTTGGCCATCGATGCGCTCGTGCTTCCCGAACGAGGCAAGCTCACCCTCGAGGAGCTGGCCGACAAGGTCGGCGCCGAACCCGAGCAGATCCGCCTCATCTGGCGGGGTCTGGGTTTCGTCGAGCCCGTCGAGGACGACCCGTTCTTCAGCAAGACCGACGTTCGCATCCTCAAGAACCTCCTGGCGCTCACCGAGGCCGGGATCATCGAACCACTGGTGTCGTTGCAGCTGGCCCGGGTGCTCGGCCAGGCCATGTCCCAGATCGCGACTGCGGTCGTCGACGCCACCGAGGCCCAGGCGGCCGAGGCCCGCGAGTCCGACACCGAGTCACGGGCCGGCCTCGCGTTGAGCGCCGGCGAGTTGCTCCCGTTTCTGTCCGACGCGGTGGAGTACACGTTCCGGCGCCATCTTCGGGCCGCGGCGCGGCGCCGCGTCGATCTCGCGATGCTGGCCGACGGTTCCGCGCAGGTGATCGGCTTCGCCGACCTCGTCCGGTTCACCGAACTCAGCCTGCAGCTCGACGACGCCGCGCTGGCCGAGGTCGTCGGCCGCTTCGACGCCATGGTCCATCGCGTCGTGGTCGAACACGACGGGCGGGTCGTGAAGATGATCGGCGACGCGGCGATGTTCACCACCGTCGACCCGTCGCATGGAGGCCGCATCGCGCTCGAGCTCGTCGAGGCGGTTGCTGCCGACAAGGCGCTGGGCGGTGTTCGCGTGGGCATGGCCTACGGACCGGTGCTGTCGCGCGACGGCGACGTCTACGGCCCCGTCGTGAACATGGCGAGTCGCATGGTCGGCATCGGCCGGGCGGGCGCCGTCAACGTCAGCCAGGAGCTGCGCGACGCGCTCGGCCCTGACCCCCGATTCGCCCTTCGGAGCCTCGGTACCCGGCCGCTGCGCCACATCGGCGACACCCGCGTGTACCGCCTGCGTCCGGGCCCCGACTGGTCGACACACGCCGATCGTGCCACGATCGCGCCATGAGCGACGCAGAGTACGAACCGAGCAGTTGGGGATGGGTTGCCGATCAGGTGGCCGAATACGAGGCGTCGGGCGGCGAACGGGCCAACACCCTGATGGACACCGGCATCCCGATCATCGTCACCACGATGACGGGCCACAAGAGCGGCAAGATCCGCAAGGTGCCGTTGATGCGGGTCGAGCACGAGGGCGAGTACGCGCTGATCGCCTCCAAGGCGGGCATGCCCACGCATCCGGGCTGGTACCACAACCTCGTCGACGCCACCCACGTCACCATTCAGGACGGTGCGACGCCGGCGGAATTCACCGTGCGAGAGGTGACCGGCGACGAGCGCGACGAGTGGTACGCCCGCGGTGTGGCCGTCTACCCCGACTACGCCGACTACGCCGTCTCGGCCGCCGAGCACGACCGGGTGATCCCCGTCTTCGTCGCAACACCCGTCAGCTGAACAAGCCCCAGCCGTTGCATTCGGGGTCAGACCCCCGTTGCAGTTCGCCCTGTTGCAGTTCAATAAGCGCAACGGGGGTCTGACCCCATTGCAACGGGTCAGATGCCGCCGGCGGAGAGGGCGTTGGCGATGCGGTTGATGGTGTGGACTAGGCCCGTGTGTTCTGCCTCGAAGCGCGACAGCGCATCATCGAGGTGCTCGAAGATGTTCGGATCGTCGTCCTCGTCCTCGTCGGCCTGGGACTCGATGCGGCGAACGAGATCGTCGAGTCGGCCGCGGTCGTCGTCGCCGAGACCGGTCTCCGCGATTGCGGCCCGCAGCTGACTCAGCAGCTCGTCCATGTCCTCGTCGGGGAAGTGCTCGCTGCTCACTGAAGTCCTCGTCTTCTCTCAGGTCGTCGTTGCGGATGCGTACTCGTTCTACTCGCTCGGCGGTTCGGGGGTGACACCCCGGCGCCCGGTTCAGACAAGCGCGAGCAGGCGACGCACCGCGAACAGCAGCATGGCGGCGATCGCCCAGCTGAGGACGAGGCAACCCACGATGCAACCGGTTCGTCGCCGCGCTCGTCGACGCCACTCGTCCCTGTCGCCGTCGTCGACTCCGCCTTCATCTCCGCCCACCACGACCTCACAGTACGGTCACGCCGTGACACCCGAAGCCGCCGATCACTCTCCGCGACGGCAGGTACGAGACTGGCGCGGTGCCCGAGGTCTCGACCGTCCGAATGAACCAGACCATCGATCTGCTCCAGGCGCTGATCCGCAACGAGTGCGTCAACGACGGCACGGCCGGATCGGGGCAGGAAGTCCGCAACGCCGATGTGCTCCAGAACTGGCTCGAAGGGTCGGGCCTCGATGTCGAGCGCTACGAACCGACGCCGGGGCGAGTTTCGCTCGTGTCTCGCATCGAAGGGAGCGACCCGTCGGCGCCGAGCCTGTGCCTGATGGGACATACCGATGTCGTGCCCGTGAACCGCAGCGGCTGGAGCCGCGATCCGTTCGGTGGTGAGCGCGTGGTGTCGCCCGACGGCATCGACGAGGTCTGGGGTCGCGGCGCGGTCGACATGCTGAACCTCACCTCCGCGATGGCCGTGGCGTTCCGAGAACTTGCCCGGGGGAACTTCCGCCCGCGTGGTGATCTCATCTTCTTCGCCGTGGCCGACGAGGAGTCGGGCAGCGCCCACGGAGCACGGTGGATGGCCGAGCACGAACGCGACGCGATCTACGCCGATTTCGTGCTGACCGAGAACGGCGGTCTGCATTCCGGTCCACCCGATGCGCCGAGGGTGGGTATCAACGTGGCCGAGAAGGGCGTCGCCTGGCGTCGGCTACGGGTGAAGGGCACGCCGGGCCACGGCTCTCGTCCGTTTCGCGCCGACAACGCGCTCGTCAAGGCAGCCGCAGTGGTGCAGCGCCTGGCCGACTATCGCCCGGCTCCCCGCTTCCACGAACTGTGGCCGCAGTACGTCGCCAACCTCCACGCCGACGAGGAGACGAAGGCCGCCATGCTCGACCCGAGCCGCCTCGATCGGACGCTCGACGAGCTGCCCGATGCCGGCCACGCGTCACACCTCTATTCGTGCAGCCACACGACGTTGTCGCCCAATGTCCTCGTGGGTGGTGGCGACGATGCCGAGGGCGACAGACCACGGATGAAGACCAACGTCATCCCCGACACGGTGGACATCGATGTCGACATCCGCACCATGCCGGGCGACAACGCCGCCGAGGTGCAGGCCCATCTCGATGCG is a window from the Acidimicrobiales bacterium genome containing:
- a CDS encoding adenylate/guanylate cyclase domain-containing protein, with translation MARIRRRRARSVREVLDGLGLEPELIEEAEEAGTAELLAIDALVLPERGKLTLEELADKVGAEPEQIRLIWRGLGFVEPVEDDPFFSKTDVRILKNLLALTEAGIIEPLVSLQLARVLGQAMSQIATAVVDATEAQAAEARESDTESRAGLALSAGELLPFLSDAVEYTFRRHLRAAARRRVDLAMLADGSAQVIGFADLVRFTELSLQLDDAALAEVVGRFDAMVHRVVVEHDGRVVKMIGDAAMFTTVDPSHGGRIALELVEAVAADKALGGVRVGMAYGPVLSRDGDVYGPVVNMASRMVGIGRAGAVNVSQELRDALGPDPRFALRSLGTRPLRHIGDTRVYRLRPGPDWSTHADRATIAP
- a CDS encoding nitroreductase family deazaflavin-dependent oxidoreductase, translated to MSDAEYEPSSWGWVADQVAEYEASGGERANTLMDTGIPIIVTTMTGHKSGKIRKVPLMRVEHEGEYALIASKAGMPTHPGWYHNLVDATHVTIQDGATPAEFTVREVTGDERDEWYARGVAVYPDYADYAVSAAEHDRVIPVFVATPVS
- a CDS encoding FGGY family carbohydrate kinase, encoding MTGGRGLVAGLDVGTTTIRLGLFDPASGERVAFVHEQVALEVPFVGAVEQDAAAFVAATERLWGAALGQAGVAAGDVDTLGIANQRATIVCWSAATGQPIRPAVGWQDSRTAATVAELVAEGIPINTSASCTKMAWLLEHDPAVVAAAADGTLRMGTVDAWMTWALSDGAAFVTEPGNAAATGLYDVRRGDWSEGALEFFGVPRQPLPDIVASDAAVGPAHWLDPSGQVVLHARLGDQMAACAAHELRDGEAKLTLGTSAMLDVHVGDTATPAPDGCYLLPLWRRARGGAPFIHEGSINTAGSVVEWLVRIGLLDRVADLDAVAGEGRTGAVTFVPALAGLGTPHHDPAARGEWSGLALDTTRPDMVRAVVEGIAHRVDELAAHMGVTALAVDGGLSRSAVLLESLAGRGLAVRRPDDVEASLRGAALFAATS
- a CDS encoding DUF4404 family protein is translated as MSSEHFPDEDMDELLSQLRAAIAETGLGDDDRGRLDDLVRRIESQADEDEDDDPNIFEHLDDALSRFEAEHTGLVHTINRIANALSAGGI
- a CDS encoding M20/M25/M40 family metallo-hydrolase, with the translated sequence MPEVSTVRMNQTIDLLQALIRNECVNDGTAGSGQEVRNADVLQNWLEGSGLDVERYEPTPGRVSLVSRIEGSDPSAPSLCLMGHTDVVPVNRSGWSRDPFGGERVVSPDGIDEVWGRGAVDMLNLTSAMAVAFRELARGNFRPRGDLIFFAVADEESGSAHGARWMAEHERDAIYADFVLTENGGLHSGPPDAPRVGINVAEKGVAWRRLRVKGTPGHGSRPFRADNALVKAAAVVQRLADYRPAPRFHELWPQYVANLHADEETKAAMLDPSRLDRTLDELPDAGHASHLYSCSHTTLSPNVLVGGGDDAEGDRPRMKTNVIPDTVDIDVDIRTMPGDNAAEVQAHLDAALGDLSEKIDVEVQVLMNDPASISPTDTPLWHSLQRAVAKPFPGARLAPQFIVGFTDSRIYREMGSVAYGAGLFSPELDVGSFGRRFHGNDERIDVESLRLSTDLFLDVATDLLT
- a CDS encoding FAD-binding oxidoreductase — its product is MTLLDDLRDNLDPASLLLGETERSERARDTWMRSQIPISAGRAVVAPVAVCAPVSADQLAEVVRICRRHGAPMIPRGGGSGVVGGVLSSAGSVVLSTERMTGLRALSSDDLTATFGAGTNGLAAEERMQAEGLTIGHWPQSIEISTVGGWVATRASGQYSTAYGNIEDVVLSLEAVLADGTIYRGRDTPRAAAGPDLRQLLLGSEGTLGIVTEVTFSLRERPEPGMRQAFHFADFDDGLDAIRRVMRAGWRPPVVRLYDGRESWRHFRDQMPKGHAMLIFLHEGPPGLAPLEAAAVAGICTAGGGSVAPSEAVDGWFEHRNAVPSWDELLRTGVVADTIEVATDWSRLPALYTAVRAALEAVPGVVAASAHSSHAYRSGANLYFTLAATPSDPSEFTATYDACWAAAMTAADGLGAGLAHHHGVGRVRRDWMTAEVGESGVSMLRAVKSSLDPDGLMNPGVLIP
- a CDS encoding glycerol-3-phosphate dehydrogenase/oxidase, with the protein product MLTPSSRSARLDELEADRFDLIVVGGGITGAGVARDASGRGLRVALIEGDDFAAGTSSRSSKLIHGGLRYLASGEVDLVRKTARERTAVHAMAPHLAEPCWMVVPARNRAAVTTFRAGIGTYEKLGGIDGADRHQVWKGDDVAAHEPLLRTDPYNYAVAYREYLTDDARLVLATLRAADATGAVTASRLPAVGVVHEGQRIDGVVARCTTTGREVTVRGDVVVNAAGPWVERIARMEQDPPATRLHLSKGVHIVVPRSRFPVNHLVICNTADKRSIFVIPRGDTVYIGTTDTSYHGDRPLWPEIERSDVDYLLAPMTRYFDMEPLTSSDVVAAWAGVRPLIAQEGKEAKEMSRKDEVTVGPGGMISIAGGKLTGFRRLAEDVMDVVADRMGRRLGPGPGLAPLPGGLPVDADPDRLATRLRRLYGSEAADVLALGPVPLVDGEPVVAGEVDWAVDVEAATTLVDVVYRRTRLAWYLPARRAELAAAVAERMADRLGWSAEERAAQEATVHARFADELAFDSSPPADQGAHS
- a CDS encoding TerC family protein, which gives rise to MFPLAPTLLAASESARDNFVDLDVTAVWWVGLAAAIAILLGVDLYRHRDDHEPSTREALTETLIWISFGLSFSVVVLVGFGGDAFGEYTSGYLIEKSLSIDNVFVWSILFSSMAIPLRYQHRVLFWGIFGALTLRLVFILVGAALIQRFVWILVVFGVFLIFTGLRIIRHRDDEGEKESTLGLGLLRRIMPVTDEFDGHKFFTVVNGARAATPLFAALVVVELTDVIFALDSVPAVLAVSNEPFIVFASNAFAILGLRAMYFLLADARQRFHYLSHALGGILIFVGAKMAASQWYHLETYISLGVILTMMAAAIVFSEAKTRRESVVV